The Sphaeramia orbicularis chromosome 18, fSphaOr1.1, whole genome shotgun sequence genome contains a region encoding:
- the LOC115438686 gene encoding ependymin-like isoform X1, with amino-acid sequence MRLLAVLTCLLACCLAQKPKPCESPPLLSGAFTVSTQNEKVWTYGKYVYDALGKRMRLFELGIYENKTFNYDAILLYREGVMYEIHDHDKTCEKKPLKADFFVLGVPKNSSFVGQAVVGTSSAPGAGLLVNTWTGEMPELGGKYMTTVTEYGCIPVNYLFHTADYGWMVINYFDNVVGITDPGVFIPPDFCKAAMMKPQSQPVDIFSLFHNKH; translated from the exons ATGAGACTTTTGGCAGTACTGACTTGCTTACTGGCATGTTGCCTGGCCCAGAAGCCAAAACCATGCG AAAGTCCTCCTTTGCTCTCCGGAGCCTTCACTGTG TCCACACAGAATGAAAAAGTTTGGACCTATGGCAAATACGTGTATGACGCACTGGGAAAACGCATGCGCCTCTTTGAGTTGGGAATATATGAGAATAAGACATTCAACTATGACGCTATTCTGCTCTACAGAGAG GGGGTAATGTACGAGATTCATGATCATGACAAGACGTGCGAAAAGAAGCCACTGAAGGCAGACTTCTTCGTCTTGGGAGTTCCCAAAAATTCATCTTTTGTGGGTCAAGCTGTTGTAGGCACCTCGTCTGCACCTGGAGCTGGCCTCCTGGTCAACACTTGGACAGGAGAAATGCCTGAGCTTGGGG gaAAGTACATGACTACAGTTACAGAGTATGGGTGCATTCCTGTCAACTATCTGTTCCATACTGCTGACTATGGATGGATGGTGATCAA ctacttTGACAACGTTGTTGGGATTACAGACCCTGGTGTGTTTATTCCTCCGGATTTCTGCAAAGCTGCAATGATGAAGCCTCAGAGCCAGCCAGTGGATATCTTCAGCTTGTTCCACAACAAACACTGA
- the LOC115438686 gene encoding ependymin-like isoform X2 produces MRLLAVLTCLLACCLAQKPKPCESPPLLSGAFTVSTQNEKVWTYGKYVYDALGKRMRLFELGIYENKTFNYDAILLYREGVMYEIHDHDKTCEKKPLKADFFVLGVPKNSSFVGQAVVGTSSAPGAGLLVNTWTGEMPELGGKYMTTVTEYGCIPVNYLFHTADYGWMVFSYFDNVVGITDPGVFIPPDFCKAAMMKPQSQPVDIFSLFHNKH; encoded by the exons ATGAGACTTTTGGCAGTACTGACTTGCTTACTGGCATGTTGCCTGGCCCAGAAGCCAAAACCATGCG AAAGTCCTCCTTTGCTCTCCGGAGCCTTCACTGTG TCCACACAGAATGAAAAAGTTTGGACCTATGGCAAATACGTGTATGACGCACTGGGAAAACGCATGCGCCTCTTTGAGTTGGGAATATATGAGAATAAGACATTCAACTATGACGCTATTCTGCTCTACAGAGAG GGGGTAATGTACGAGATTCATGATCATGACAAGACGTGCGAAAAGAAGCCACTGAAGGCAGACTTCTTCGTCTTGGGAGTTCCCAAAAATTCATCTTTTGTGGGTCAAGCTGTTGTAGGCACCTCGTCTGCACCTGGAGCTGGCCTCCTGGTCAACACTTGGACAGGAGAAATGCCTGAGCTTGGGG gaAAGTACATGACTACAGTTACAGAGTATGGGTGCATTCCTGTCAACTATCTGTTCCATACTGCTGACTATGGATGGATGGTG tttagctacttTGACAACGTTGTTGGGATTACAGACCCTGGTGTGTTTATTCCTCCGGATTTCTGCAAAGCTGCAATGATGAAGCCTCAGAGCCAGCCAGTGGATATCTTCAGCTTGTTCCACAACAAACACTGA
- the LOC115438688 gene encoding ependymin-like: MRCLILLVCLAVGCLAQRPSKCRSPPLLTGSLSVSSASEKLMVYAKYSYDAWGKRIHLNEFVHYNNKSHHFDLLLLFREGVMYKIDRANQTCIKRKLCREFHPLQVPDNATLLGQAILGASSGIGQGLLVNTWTGQVKMKQGTGKYMSTVTEFGCIPVSTLFHTEKTGWLVTSFFNNVIGLVDPQELLPPSFCTDARLEENGEDPVNFFSFF; the protein is encoded by the exons ATGAGATGCCTCATCCTGCTTGTGTGCCTTGCAGTGGGCTGCCTTGCTCAGAGACCATCAAAATGTC GTTCCCCACCGCTACTGACTGGATCCCTTTCAGTG tCAAGTGCAAGTGAGAAGTTGATGGTGTATGCCAAGTACTCCTATGATGCATGGGGAAAGCGCATCCACCTGAATGAGTTTGTGCATTACAACAATAAATCCCACCACTTTGATCTACTCCTACTCTTCAGAGAG GGTGTTATGTACAAGATTGACAGGGCGAACCAGACTTGTATCAAGAGAAAGCTGTGTCGAGAATTCCACCCACTTCAAGTCCCAGATAATGCAACTCTGCTGGGTCAGGCAATTTTGGGTGCCTCCTCTGGTATCGGACAGGGACTTCTGGTCAACACCTGGACAGGACAAGTGAAGATGAAGCAAGGAACAG GAAAGTACATGAGCACTGTTACTGAGTTTGGATGCATTCCTGTCAGCACTCTGTTTcacactgagaaaactggatggctggTGACCAG CTTCTTCAACAATGTGATCGGACTTGTGGACCCACAGGAGCTCCTCCCTCCATCGTTCTGTACGGATGCCCGTCTGGAGGAAAATGGAGAAGATCCAGTGAACTTCTTTAGCTTCTTTTAA
- the LOC115438684 gene encoding citrate synthase-lysine N-methyltransferase CSKMT, mitochondrial-like, which produces MTSLLKVMYARRILAACVRQHSSLTTELIENMDKKATWDRFYAENNRTSSFKNFEWFFGFDSVRHIILPYLQTMSHNSELLRVLDMGCGTSALGPCIYKDSPFPVKVTCADISPVAVHLMQEHIRAKAIQPQNLSSQLEFIELDCTQLHSHYGCSSVDLIVDKGTIDALLRSKEGKDKACLVLKQCMKVLRRSGSLLQFSDEDPDARLLWLETEAQEQGVMSANVGVQEVGDLRGILYYCYQVTPHPTVH; this is translated from the coding sequence CTGAACTGATTGAAAACATGGATAAGAAGGCGACCTGGGACCGCTTTTATGCCGAAAACAACAGGACATCCAGCTTTAAGAACTTTGAGTGGTTCTTTGGCTTCGATTCTGTCCGACACATCATCCTGCCCTATTTGCAGACCATGTCCCACAACAGTGAACTGCTTCGAGTCCTGGATATGGGCTGTGGCACTTCTGCTTTGGGGCCCTGTATATACAAAGACTCTCCTTTCCCTGTCAAGGTGACATGTGCTGACATTTCTCCTGTAGCTGTGCACCTAATGCAAGAACACATCAGAGCCAAGGCTATTCAACCTCAAAATCTTTCTTCTCAGCTGGAGTTTATTGAGCTGGACTGCACACAACTCCACAGTCACTATGGTTGTAGCAGTGTTGACCTTATAgttgataaaggcaccatagacgCCTTGTTGAGGTCTAAGGAGGGGAAAGATAAGGCCTGCCTGGTGCTGAAGCAGTGTATGAAGGTTCTGCGGAGGTCAGGGTCTCTGCTCCAGTTCTCTGATGAGGACCCAGATGCCAGGCTGTTGTGGCTGGAGACTGAAGCACAGGAGCAGGGAGTGATGTCAGCCAATGTGGGAGTACAGGAGGTTGGAGACTTAAGAGGAATATTATACTACTGCTATCAAGTGACTCCTCACCCTACTGTTCATTAA
- the LOC115438678 gene encoding alpha-protein kinase 1-like: protein MDSQVVGRLLDDCLNALAKQPDQPTETQRLSFYSCREGLCAELASLLQEAIEMKWPFVPEKWQYKQAVGANDKTNLSDLIRQHLPQLLAFLKATIVAQEARSALSVAFLMDRFLYWTDESTRLLKITKLLHAHHRDIPVAPQLVIRQARVYLNSGKLEKAEYILSNLINNSGDIGCWVYQSDSDRALVQAVSVQVRGMILQKLGLWLEAAELIWASLVGYYALPQPDKKGIGTSLGLLANILVSMNDDDFHAFKTNPDIDLSLLGDGSHRLLSAAQAAKMAVVYSQYTSLYVLTNVVTQGTCLVSYSFSVKCPTSQRQSFLLQAKEAFEIGLLTKAEGELVTSKQELHTFLKAAYSLTVVHKWLRTRKAMEQAKEACQIALGLFYDYCHAENQDKDSMCTQIMNLIGQVKLLLGVEPFLNSDTGSFIPDSYRSIQDTPVTFTLEGFTKVMQRFQKYHESLCETTSKRCKGAEEETDGRRLCITSLGTTMGYQDTDCDTKPCEGPKNTSSEEMPQKTGSQSSCAHSCQKSDLGSTDELGSSWQKVSLSGSRSPQPSSSGYTGSGDAAVEHVSTHSLLTTEDDNERSDSELHCADKNKKRDLLVCNPGVSSSTVPRSATPVTSPSNASSDSEKFELIEAAIETLGSEEDCIADVGAVAFNQTKAEGAVQSLSQLTLRTSSSSLGDSFSSQSSWEKISADQISPTVRKPQTVSLPKAGSSESSESSGSFFLMDTLDSEYADSAQDPMYNNHTTACEQNAATKPQHLDQNVDSEKHAVTENHAIKNTYILPQPNPEQCASTDRSSESSFEMVMENHSEPSRNEGTQTKDARNPQCYSCLMHSFVDSRALEKQYFLEEQDYHALLAGVCHECLLKRLNSDKTQFKVKTHRTAHNALHLKFSKATGLWTARETCVYIGEPMNKEGTQRTAIWVQFLHQEERLSCYVGKDYKNPKEIQFHLKDVERQMTAQYYVTEFNKSLYDKEVMAQIFFIPSEALLILQGNKIVGCVTVEPYMLGDFVKLTNNTIKKDMRFQATKYGLAFGHFTYLFSDCQEVVVDLQGWVTANGKGLTYLTDPQIHSIKTPKGPSNFADRGLRDFLKQQHGPECNDICDHLGLPPLAREPQVIPWMF, encoded by the exons ATGGACAGCCAGGTGGTGGGACGTTTACTGGATGACTGCCTGAATGCACTGGCTAAGCAGCCTGACCAGCCCACTGAAACCCAGAGACTGAGCTTCTACAGCTGCAGAG AGGGACTATGTGCAGAACTGGCCTCTCTTCTGCAAGAGGCAATAGAAATGAAGTGGCCTTTTGTGCCAGAGAAGTGGCAGTACAAGCAGGCAGTTGGTGCCAATGACAAAACCAACCTGAGTGACCTTATAAGACAGCACCTTCCTCAGTTACTG GCCTTTCTAAAAGCTACCATTGTGGCTCAGGAGGCGCGCTCAGCTCTGTCAGTTGCTTTCTTAATGGACCGTTTCCTTTACTGGACAGATGAGTCCACCCGACTGCTGAAGATCACCAAGCTGCTTCACGCACACCACCGTGACATTCCTGTAGCCCCTCAGCTGGTCATTCGACAGGCCAGGGTCTATCTGAACTCTG gCAAGCTGGAGAAGGCCGAATACATACTCAGTAATCTCATTAACAACAGTGGAGATATAG GTTGCTGGGTGTATCAGTCTGACAGTGACAGGGCTCTGGTGCAGGCTGTTAGTGTTCAAGTGCGAGGAATGATTTTACAAAAGCTGG GCCTGTGGCTGGAGGCTGCTGAGCTGATCTGGGCTTCTTTGGTGGGTTACTACGCACTTCCTCAACCTGATAAAAAG GGTATTGGAACCTCTCTTGGCTTATTAGCGAACATACTGGTGTCTATGAATGATGACGATTTCCATGCTTTTAAAACTAATCCAGATATTGATTTG TCTTTACTTGGGGATGGCAGTCATCGTCTCCTTTCAGCGGCTCAAGCAGCTAAGATGGCAGTAGTATACAGCCAGTACACTTCCCTTTATGTGCTGACCAATGTG GTGACTCAGGGCACCTGCTTGGTATCGTACAGCTTCTCAGTGAAGTGTCCCACTTCTCAAAGGCAGTCCTTCCTCCTTCAGGCTAAAGAGGCCTTTGAGATTGGCCTCCTCACCAAAGCGGAAGGTGAACTTGTCACCAGCAAACAGGAGCTTCACACCTTCCTCAAAGCTGCCTATTCCCTCACCGTCGTTCACAAATGGCTCCGCACTCGTAAGGCCATGGAGCAGGCAAAAGAAGCCTGCCAGATAGCTCTTGGACTCTTTTATGATTACTGCCATGCAGAGAATCAAGATAAAGACAGCATGTGTACTCAAATCATGAACCTCATTGGTCAGGTGAAGCTTCTCTTAGGAGTAGAGCCTTTTCTGAATTCAGACACTGGGTCTTTTATCCCTGACAGCTACAGAAGCATCCAAGACACACCAGTTACTTTCACTCTGGAGGGTTTCACCAAAGTAATGCAAAGATTCCAAAAGTATCATGAGTCCTTGTGTGAGACCACTTCCAAACGCTGTAAGGGGGCTGAAGAGGAGACCGATGGAAGGAGGCTTTGTATAACATCACTTGGAACAACCATGGGTTATCAAGACACAGACTGTGATACTAAACCTTGTGAAGGGCCAAAAAACACATCCAGTGAAGAGATGCCTCAGAAGACAGGTTCTCAATCATCTTGTGCTCATTCATGTCAAAAGTCTGACCTGGGGAGCACTGATGAGCTTGGATCTTCATGGCAGAAAGTCTCCTTAAGCGGTTCAAGGTCTCCTCAGCCTAGCAGCAGTGGCTACACAGGCAGTGGTGATGCTGCTGTTGAACATGTTAGCACCCACAGCCTTCTGACCACTGAGGATGACAATGAAAGGTCAGACAGTGAGCTACACTGTGCAGATAAAAACAAGAAGCGAGACTTGCTTGTTTGTAATCCTGGTGTGAGTTCCTCTACTGTCCCAAGATCTGCAACACCTGTTACTTCCCCTTCCAATGCAAGCAGTGATTCAGAAAAATTTGAACTGATAGAAGCTGCAATAGAAACACTCGGGAGTGAGGAGGATTGTATCGCTGATGTTGGTGCTGTGGCTTTCAACCAGACAAAAGCAGAAGGAGCAGTACAGTCCTTATCCCAGCTTACTCTGAGAACATCCTCCAGCTCCCTTGGTGACAGTTTTAGTTCCCAGTCATCATGGGAGAAAATCTCAGCTGACCAAATCTCCCCGACAGTTAGAAAGCCACAGACTGTTAGTCTACCAAAAGCAGGAAGCAGCGAGTCATCAGAGTCCAGTGGGAGCTTCTTCCTTATGGACACACTTGACTCTGAATATGCTGATTCAGCTCAGGATCCCATGTACAATAACCACACAACTGCATGTGAACAAAATGCTGCAACCAAGCCTCAACATCTGGACCAGAATGTGGACAGTGAAAAACACGCTGTAACTGAAAACCATGCTATCAAGAACACGTACATACTCCCACAGCCAAACCCAGAACAATGTGCTTCTACTGACAGATCCTCAGAGAGTTCATTTGAGATGGTGATGGAAAATCATAGTGAACCCTCACGCAATGAAGGCACTCAGACTAAAGATGCAAGGAACCCTCAGTGCTACAGCTGCCTTATGCATAGCTTTGTGGATAGTAGAGCTCTAGAGAAACAGTATTTTCTTGAAGAGCAGGACTACCATGCCCTCTTGGCTGGGGTTTGTCATGAGTGTTTGCTGAAGAGGTTGAACAGTGACAAGACACAGTTTAAAGTCAAAACACACAGAACTGCCCACA ATGCCCTTCATCTGAAGTTCTCCAAGGCCACAGGACTATGGACAGCCAGGGAGACCTGTGTGTATATCGGAGAGCCAATGAATAAGGAAGGCACTCAGAGAACGGCAATATGGGTACAGTTTTTACATCAGGAGGAGAGATTAAGCTG CTATGTCGGGAAAGACTACAAGAACCCAAAGGAGATCCAGTTCCACCTGAAAGATGTAGAGAGACAGATGACGGCCCAGTACTATGTGACTGAATTCAACAAGAGTCTGTATGACAAAGAGGTCATGGCTCAGATCTTCTTCATTCCATCAGAAGCACTATTG ATCCTGCAGGGAAATAAGATAGTGGGCTGTGTGACAGTGGAGCCCTACATGCTGGGAGACTTTGTCAAACTGACCAACAACACTATAAAGAAAGACATGAGGTTTCAGGCTACGAAATATGGCCTGGCCTTTGGACATTTCACCTATCTGTTCTCTGACTGCCAGGAAGTTGTTGTAGACCTCCAAG GCTGGGTCACAGCTAATGGCAAAGGACTGACCTACTTGACTGATCCTCAGATTCATTCTATCAAGACCCCCAAGGGCCCCTCTAACTTTGCTGATAGAGGCCTGAGGGACTTTTTGAAACAGCAACATGGACCAGAGTGTAATGACATTTGTGATCATCTCGGACTACCTCCACTGGCCAGAGAGCCTCAAGTTATTCCTTGGATGTTTTAA